Proteins co-encoded in one Vibrio fortis genomic window:
- a CDS encoding ABC transporter ATP-binding protein, whose amino-acid sequence MTNSDDTISRAWLITQVKKHKSKLVFANIIAIIATLISVPIPLLMPLMVDEVLLDKPASGLDMMNHLLPASMQTPTGYIALTLLLVIVMRTVSQGLNILQGRQFTLVSKTITYQMRSKMIDKLGRISIRQYETKGSGGINAHLITDIETIDKFIGSTLSKFLISFLTVLGTSIVLLWLEWRLGLFILLVNPVVIYFSRKLGSKVKHLKKHENQSFERFQNRLVETLDGIYQLRAANKERIFLDELKQQANQVRIDADKYAWQSEAAGRLSFLLFLLGFELFRAVAMLMVLFSDLTIGQIFAVFGYLWFMLGPVQELLGIQFSWYSAKAALKRINDLLTLEEEHRPVSKVNPFSENKEVSVDIENVTFSYTLENTVLNKLSLSIPAGKKVALVGASGGGKSTLIQLLIGVYRADSGHIKYNGETTDDISFDVIRNQIAVVLQQPILFNDTLRHNLTLGADYDEMSLWRALDIAQMQDVIAQLNDGLDTQIGKNGVRLSGGQRQRLAIARMVLSNPKFVILDEATSALDTATEAALHKALSEFLKDRTTLIVAHRLSAVKQADLIYVLEDGQVTQTGTHGELVEQQGLYQTLYGSVQSHA is encoded by the coding sequence ATGACCAATTCAGATGACACTATTAGCCGCGCTTGGCTTATAACTCAAGTAAAAAAACACAAGTCCAAACTGGTGTTTGCCAACATTATTGCCATTATCGCCACGCTTATCAGCGTCCCTATCCCACTCTTAATGCCTTTAATGGTTGATGAAGTGTTACTCGACAAGCCTGCATCTGGCCTAGATATGATGAATCATCTATTGCCAGCTTCAATGCAAACGCCTACCGGTTACATTGCACTGACACTCCTATTGGTCATTGTGATGCGCACAGTTAGCCAAGGACTGAACATTCTGCAAGGTCGACAATTTACTCTTGTATCCAAAACGATCACTTATCAGATGCGCAGTAAGATGATCGACAAGCTTGGTCGCATCAGTATCAGACAATACGAAACCAAAGGCAGCGGTGGCATCAATGCTCACTTAATCACTGACATAGAGACCATCGATAAATTTATTGGTTCAACACTGTCTAAATTCCTTATTAGTTTTCTCACAGTCCTAGGCACATCCATTGTCTTGCTGTGGTTGGAATGGCGCTTAGGCCTGTTCATTTTATTGGTTAACCCTGTTGTTATCTATTTCTCGCGAAAGCTTGGTAGTAAGGTCAAACACCTTAAGAAACATGAAAACCAGTCATTTGAGCGCTTCCAGAACCGTTTGGTCGAAACTCTCGATGGCATTTATCAATTAAGAGCGGCCAATAAAGAACGTATTTTCCTCGACGAACTAAAGCAGCAAGCTAATCAAGTTCGAATTGATGCCGACAAATACGCTTGGCAATCGGAAGCAGCAGGTCGATTATCGTTCCTTCTGTTTTTGCTCGGCTTTGAACTGTTTAGAGCTGTCGCGATGTTGATGGTCTTGTTTAGCGATCTGACCATCGGCCAAATCTTTGCGGTATTTGGTTACCTATGGTTTATGTTAGGCCCTGTACAAGAACTACTTGGTATTCAGTTCTCTTGGTACAGCGCTAAGGCCGCACTGAAGCGTATTAATGACTTGTTGACACTTGAAGAAGAGCACCGCCCGGTCAGCAAAGTGAACCCATTTTCTGAAAATAAAGAAGTGTCTGTTGACATTGAAAATGTTACATTCTCTTACACTTTAGAAAACACTGTTTTAAACAAGCTTTCTCTCTCAATTCCAGCGGGTAAGAAAGTCGCACTGGTAGGTGCCAGTGGTGGTGGTAAATCTACACTCATCCAATTGCTGATTGGGGTTTATCGCGCAGATTCAGGCCATATAAAATACAATGGCGAGACGACGGATGACATCAGCTTTGATGTAATTCGAAATCAAATAGCCGTTGTTTTACAACAGCCTATACTCTTCAACGATACATTAAGGCATAATCTGACCCTTGGAGCAGATTACGATGAAATGTCGTTATGGCGTGCGCTAGATATCGCTCAGATGCAAGACGTTATTGCGCAATTAAATGATGGGCTAGATACACAAATCGGCAAGAATGGGGTTCGCCTATCCGGTGGCCAAAGACAGCGCTTGGCAATTGCTCGAATGGTGTTGAGTAATCCTAAGTTTGTTATTCTCGACGAAGCGACGTCTGCGCTCGATACTGCAACCGAAGCCGCTCTGCATAAAGCGTTAAGTGAATTTTTGAAAGATCGCACAACATTGATTGTTGCGCACCGACTTTCAGCGGTAAAACAAGCTGATCTCATCTATGTATTAGAAGATGGGCAGGTAACACAAACGGGTACACATGGTGAATTGGTTGAACAACAAGGACTGTATCAAACACTCTATGGGAGTGTGCAATCTCACGCCTAG
- a CDS encoding GAF domain-containing protein has product MKIEHYHRLTKQAVALIESETDMIANLSNISALLAMELDDLNWAGFYLMKGDELVLGPFQGKPACVRIPIGRGVCGTAVATNSVQRIYDVHEFEGHIACDAVSNSEIVIPFSINGEIAGVLDIDSPNVGRFSEIDEEGLTFFMAEVEKLLNSHTNKA; this is encoded by the coding sequence ATGAAAATAGAACATTACCATCGCTTAACCAAACAAGCCGTCGCTTTAATCGAATCAGAAACCGATATGATCGCAAATTTGTCAAATATCAGTGCATTACTGGCGATGGAACTTGACGATCTTAACTGGGCTGGCTTTTACTTAATGAAAGGCGATGAGTTGGTTCTTGGCCCATTTCAAGGTAAGCCTGCGTGTGTTCGTATTCCAATTGGCCGCGGAGTATGTGGAACGGCGGTAGCAACAAACTCTGTACAACGTATATACGACGTACATGAGTTCGAAGGTCACATTGCTTGTGATGCCGTTAGTAACTCAGAGATCGTAATCCCATTCTCTATTAATGGTGAAATTGCTGGTGTACTTGATATCGATAGCCCAAATGTTGGTCGATTTAGTGAAATTGACGAGGAAGGACTGACATTTTTCATGGCAGAAGTGGAAAAGCTGCTTAATTCGCATACGAACAAGGCATAA
- the proQ gene encoding RNA chaperone ProQ has protein sequence MENTEKLKNSKEVIAYIAECFPKCFTLEGEAKPLKIGIFQDLAERLNEDEKVSKTQLRAALRQYTSSWRYLHGVKAGAERVDLDGNACGVLEEEHVEHAKATLAESKAKVQARRKEQAQKAREENKAKPKAKKAQQPRRQAPKAPKVEKPVETRALNADEFVTGKEVNVNMGKGNMAATIVEINKEDVRVQLANGLQMVVKAEHLRA, from the coding sequence ATGGAAAACACTGAAAAGTTAAAAAACAGCAAAGAAGTTATCGCATATATTGCTGAATGTTTCCCTAAATGCTTTACTTTAGAAGGTGAAGCTAAACCACTTAAAATTGGTATTTTTCAAGATCTTGCTGAACGTCTAAATGAAGACGAGAAAGTAAGCAAGACTCAGCTACGTGCAGCGTTAAGACAGTACACTTCATCATGGCGTTACCTGCACGGCGTAAAAGCTGGTGCAGAGCGTGTTGACCTAGATGGCAACGCATGTGGTGTTCTAGAAGAAGAGCACGTAGAGCACGCTAAAGCGACTCTTGCAGAAAGCAAAGCGAAAGTACAAGCTCGTCGTAAAGAGCAAGCGCAAAAAGCTCGCGAAGAGAACAAAGCAAAACCAAAGGCGAAGAAAGCTCAACAGCCTCGTCGTCAAGCACCAAAAGCTCCAAAAGTAGAAAAGCCTGTTGAAACACGCGCTCTAAATGCTGACGAATTCGTTACTGGCAAAGAAGTGAATGTGAACATGGGTAAAGGAAACATGGCTGCGACCATTGTTGAAATCAATAAGGAAGATGTACGTGTTCAGTTAGCAAACGGCCTACAAATGGTTGTTAAAGCGGAGCACTTGCGCGCTTAA
- the prc gene encoding carboxy terminal-processing peptidase: MKCRSKLTLIAASFWLAASAQALEAKLDQDDLPLLAPEVQHETASKRVTSRFTRSHYKHFNLNDDFSQAIFNRYLEMLDYNRNIFTQADIDSFTSKAIQLDDQLKAGNNQIAFDVYNLSMQKRFERFQYALSLLDEEIKFDVDESIELDRSEAAWPKDTAEVNELWRKRVKYDALNLKLTGKEWPEIQEVLEKRYNNAMKRITQSHNEDAFQIYMNAFAREVDPHTSYLSPRNAEQFQSEMNLSLEGIGAVLQMTDDYTVIRSLVAGGPASNSKQLGEGDRIVGVGQDGEEIVDVIGWRLDDVVQLIKGPKGTKVKLQILPDGKDAKSHVVTIVRDKIRLEDRAVKSEVIEKDGKKIGVLEVPSFYVGLSKDTDKLITELKKQDVDGIIVDLRNNGGGALTEATALSGLFIKEGPVVQVRDSYGRVKVNSDTDGEISYQGPLTVLINRYSASASEIFAAAMQDYGRAIILGENSFGKGTVQQHRSLNHIYDLFDKELGYVQYTIQKFYRINGGSTQNKGVVPDIAYPTPVDPAETGESVEDNALPWDSIDKAKYSVLQRNDEQIAKLTTQHQARIAKDMEFGFIAQDIEKYKADKDDNTLSLNEKMRQEETDTAEALRLERINLRQKANGEEAFKTLDDVPKDYEAPDAYLDESVAIMLDMINK, from the coding sequence ATGAAATGCCGTTCAAAATTGACACTGATTGCTGCTAGCTTTTGGCTAGCAGCTTCAGCTCAGGCTCTCGAAGCCAAACTCGATCAGGATGATTTACCTCTACTCGCTCCTGAAGTCCAACATGAAACCGCGAGTAAACGTGTCACTTCTCGTTTCACACGTTCTCACTATAAACACTTCAATCTCAACGACGATTTCTCTCAAGCTATTTTTAATCGTTACCTAGAGATGCTCGATTACAACCGCAATATCTTCACTCAGGCGGATATCGACTCTTTTACTTCTAAAGCTATTCAGCTTGATGATCAACTAAAAGCCGGTAATAACCAGATTGCTTTTGATGTTTACAATCTATCAATGCAAAAGCGTTTTGAGCGTTTTCAATATGCGCTGTCTTTGCTTGATGAAGAGATCAAGTTTGATGTAGATGAAAGCATTGAACTCGACCGCAGTGAAGCAGCTTGGCCTAAAGATACCGCAGAAGTGAATGAACTTTGGCGCAAACGTGTTAAATACGATGCGTTAAATCTTAAGCTGACTGGAAAAGAGTGGCCTGAAATTCAAGAAGTTTTGGAAAAGCGTTACAACAATGCGATGAAGCGAATTACTCAATCGCATAACGAAGATGCTTTCCAGATCTACATGAATGCATTCGCTCGTGAAGTTGATCCGCATACTAGCTACTTATCACCACGTAATGCAGAGCAGTTCCAATCTGAAATGAATCTTTCATTGGAAGGAATTGGAGCAGTATTGCAAATGACGGATGACTACACGGTGATTCGTTCATTAGTGGCTGGTGGTCCTGCATCTAACAGCAAGCAGTTAGGTGAGGGTGACCGTATAGTTGGTGTCGGGCAAGATGGCGAAGAGATCGTTGATGTTATTGGCTGGCGACTTGATGACGTTGTTCAATTAATCAAAGGCCCAAAAGGGACTAAGGTTAAGCTTCAGATCTTGCCTGACGGTAAAGATGCAAAAAGTCACGTTGTCACAATTGTACGCGATAAGATTCGTCTCGAAGACAGAGCCGTTAAGTCTGAAGTGATTGAGAAAGACGGTAAGAAGATTGGTGTTCTTGAAGTACCGAGCTTCTATGTTGGCCTTTCAAAAGATACTGATAAGCTGATTACTGAGCTTAAGAAACAAGATGTTGACGGCATCATTGTTGATCTTCGTAACAACGGTGGTGGTGCACTGACTGAGGCAACGGCACTTTCTGGTCTGTTTATTAAAGAAGGTCCGGTAGTTCAAGTTCGTGACAGCTATGGTCGTGTCAAAGTGAACAGCGATACTGATGGCGAAATCAGCTATCAAGGTCCGTTGACGGTTTTGATCAACCGATACAGTGCTTCAGCTTCGGAAATCTTTGCGGCGGCAATGCAAGATTACGGACGCGCGATCATCTTAGGTGAGAACTCATTTGGTAAAGGCACGGTACAACAGCACCGTTCACTGAATCATATCTACGATTTATTCGATAAAGAGCTAGGTTATGTTCAGTACACCATTCAGAAGTTCTATCGAATCAATGGCGGTAGTACACAAAATAAAGGTGTAGTTCCAGATATTGCTTATCCAACGCCAGTCGATCCTGCAGAAACAGGTGAGAGTGTAGAGGACAATGCGCTGCCTTGGGATAGTATCGACAAAGCAAAATACTCTGTGTTACAGCGTAACGATGAGCAAATTGCAAAGTTGACAACACAACACCAAGCTCGTATTGCTAAAGATATGGAGTTCGGATTTATCGCTCAAGATATTGAAAAATATAAAGCGGATAAAGACGACAATACGCTTTCTCTAAACGAGAAAATGCGACAAGAAGAGACTGACACAGCAGAAGCACTTCGTTTAGAACGTATCAACCTGCGTCAAAAAGCTAACGGTGAAGAAGCCTTTAAGACACTGGATGATGTGCCTAAAGACTACGAAGCCCCTGACGCTTACTTGGATGAGTCAGTTGCGATCATGCTCGATATGATCAATAAGTAA
- the pepN gene encoding aminopeptidase N: MAHTPQAKYRKDYQSPSHSISEIDLTFDLYDTASIVTAASKVKQEKESSTLVLDGEGLKLVSVSVNGAEWTHYEQTETQLSLTQLPKEFELTIVTEVNPEGNSALEGLYKSGGAFCTQCEAEGFRRITYYMDRPDVLAKFTTTVIADKAENPFLLSNGNRIDEGEAENGRHWVKWEDPHPKPAYLFALVAGDFDVLRDKYITQSGRNVDLEIFVDKGNLDRANHAMVSLVNSMKWDEERFDLEYDLDIYMIVAVDFFNMGAMENKGLNVFNSKFVLANDQTATDTDYLGIEAVIGHEYFHNWTGNRVTCRDWFQLSLKEGLTVFRDQEFSSDLGSRAVNRINNVRIIRGPQFAEDASPMSHPIRPEKVIEMNNFYTLTVYEKGSEVIRMIHTLLGEEGFQKGMKLYFERHDGTAATCEDFVAAMEDASGVDLTQFRLWYSQSGTPTLSVESHYDAEAKQYTLTTRQRTEPTHEQSEKQALHIPFDIELYTSNGDVIELQCNGEQVGNVLDVKEAEQTFVFDNVQEQPIPSLLREFSAPVKLEYDYSDEELIFLMVHARNEFSRWDAGQMLLAKYIRNNVANVQQGKEFELASSVIDAFRGVLLSETLEPAFIAEMLSLPSHNEVSGWYERVDIDAIASVLKSMKVTLAAELQDELAAVYHSHALKQYTIDHDSIGKRTLRKVCLSYLAHTELGNDLAVEMYESANNMTDSMAAMGAANSAQLACRETLMADYSDKWKHDGLVMDKWFALQGTNPSSDALEVIKASMSHQAFSLKNPNRTRNLVGSFLNMNPVQFHDKSGKGYEFAGEILRELNSTNPQVASRLIDPLLKFRKYDEERQALIKAELETLKSMDNLAKDLFEKVTKALEA, encoded by the coding sequence ATGGCACATACCCCTCAAGCCAAGTATCGTAAAGATTATCAATCACCTTCTCATAGTATCTCTGAGATAGACCTAACATTTGACCTATATGACACGGCTTCTATCGTGACAGCTGCTTCTAAGGTAAAGCAAGAAAAGGAAAGCTCGACTCTGGTACTGGATGGTGAAGGCTTGAAGTTGGTATCAGTATCGGTCAATGGTGCAGAGTGGACTCATTACGAGCAAACAGAAACACAACTATCACTGACACAACTTCCGAAAGAGTTCGAATTAACGATCGTGACGGAAGTGAATCCTGAAGGTAATAGTGCACTAGAGGGCTTATATAAGTCGGGCGGCGCATTCTGTACTCAGTGTGAAGCGGAAGGTTTCCGTCGTATTACTTATTACATGGACCGTCCTGACGTATTGGCTAAGTTCACAACGACGGTGATTGCTGATAAAGCTGAGAATCCATTCCTATTAAGTAATGGTAACCGTATCGACGAAGGCGAAGCAGAGAATGGTCGTCATTGGGTTAAGTGGGAAGACCCACATCCAAAACCAGCATACCTGTTCGCACTGGTTGCCGGCGACTTTGATGTACTGCGTGACAAATACATCACTCAATCTGGTCGCAACGTTGATTTAGAAATTTTTGTTGATAAAGGTAATCTAGATCGTGCAAATCACGCGATGGTGTCGTTAGTTAACTCTATGAAATGGGATGAAGAGCGTTTCGACTTAGAATACGACCTAGATATCTACATGATCGTAGCGGTTGATTTCTTCAATATGGGCGCGATGGAGAACAAAGGCCTTAACGTATTTAACTCTAAGTTTGTTTTGGCTAATGACCAGACAGCAACGGATACCGATTACCTAGGTATCGAAGCGGTAATTGGCCATGAGTACTTCCATAACTGGACTGGTAACCGCGTTACTTGTCGTGACTGGTTCCAATTAAGCCTGAAAGAAGGTCTAACCGTATTCCGCGACCAAGAGTTCTCGTCTGATCTAGGTTCAAGAGCAGTCAATCGTATCAACAACGTTCGTATTATTCGTGGCCCTCAGTTTGCAGAAGATGCGAGCCCAATGTCTCACCCAATTCGTCCTGAGAAAGTGATTGAAATGAATAACTTCTACACTTTGACGGTTTACGAAAAGGGTAGCGAAGTGATTCGCATGATTCATACTCTGCTGGGTGAAGAAGGTTTCCAAAAAGGCATGAAGCTTTATTTTGAGCGTCATGATGGCACAGCAGCGACTTGTGAAGATTTTGTGGCGGCTATGGAAGATGCATCTGGTGTTGATCTGACTCAGTTCCGCTTATGGTACAGCCAATCGGGTACGCCGACTTTATCTGTAGAAAGTCACTATGATGCAGAAGCCAAACAATATACGCTGACGACACGTCAACGCACTGAACCAACACATGAGCAATCTGAAAAACAAGCGCTACATATTCCTTTCGACATCGAACTCTACACATCAAACGGTGATGTGATTGAGTTACAATGTAACGGTGAGCAAGTCGGTAATGTGTTAGATGTAAAAGAGGCGGAGCAAACCTTCGTTTTCGATAACGTTCAAGAGCAACCAATTCCATCACTACTGCGTGAGTTCTCTGCACCTGTGAAACTGGAGTATGATTATTCAGATGAAGAACTTATCTTCTTGATGGTTCATGCTCGCAATGAATTCTCTCGTTGGGATGCAGGTCAGATGCTACTAGCGAAGTACATCCGTAACAATGTAGCTAATGTACAACAAGGTAAAGAGTTCGAACTTGCTTCATCGGTGATTGATGCGTTCCGTGGTGTATTACTAAGCGAAACACTAGAGCCAGCATTTATTGCAGAGATGCTTTCTCTACCTAGCCACAATGAAGTGTCAGGTTGGTATGAGCGCGTTGATATCGATGCAATCGCGTCTGTACTTAAATCAATGAAAGTGACACTGGCTGCTGAACTGCAAGATGAATTAGCAGCGGTATACCATAGTCATGCGTTGAAACAGTACACCATCGATCATGACTCAATCGGTAAGCGTACGTTGCGTAAAGTCTGCTTGAGCTATCTAGCTCATACAGAGCTTGGTAACGATCTTGCTGTTGAGATGTACGAATCTGCAAACAATATGACCGATTCGATGGCAGCAATGGGTGCAGCAAACAGTGCTCAACTTGCATGTCGTGAAACGTTAATGGCTGATTACAGTGATAAGTGGAAACACGATGGTCTAGTAATGGATAAGTGGTTTGCACTTCAAGGCACCAACCCAAGTAGTGATGCTCTAGAAGTGATCAAGGCGTCGATGTCTCATCAAGCATTTAGTTTGAAGAACCCGAACCGCACACGTAACTTGGTTGGCTCATTCCTGAACATGAACCCAGTTCAGTTCCATGATAAGTCAGGTAAAGGCTATGAGTTTGCAGGTGAGATCCTGCGTGAGCTAAACAGCACCAACCCGCAAGTGGCCTCTCGACTGATTGACCCACTACTTAAGTTTCGTAAGTACGACGAAGAGCGCCAAGCGTTGATCAAAGCGGAACTAGAGACGTTGAAATCAATGGACAACCTTGCAAAAGACCTGTTTGAGAAAGTGACGAAAGCGCTTGAGGCGTAA
- a CDS encoding DUF2835 domain-containing protein: MNSYHFRLNITYQQFLANYSGAASNVHVVTTTGLRLQLPATRFRPFLTQIGVKGLFRLTTDQNNKFIKLEAL, translated from the coding sequence ATGAACAGCTACCATTTCAGACTTAATATTACTTACCAGCAGTTTTTGGCGAATTATTCCGGCGCCGCAAGTAACGTACATGTTGTTACAACGACAGGTTTAAGGCTTCAATTGCCTGCAACTCGATTCAGACCATTTCTTACACAAATAGGGGTGAAAGGGCTGTTTAGACTAACAACTGACCAAAATAATAAGTTTATTAAGTTAGAAGCTCTGTAA